The uncultured Eubacteriales bacterium region CCGGGTGGCTGCCCGGCTGCGCACCGGTCTTACCGCCGACTGCACCAAGCTGGAGATGAACGAGAACACCGACCTGGTCCAGATCCGCCCCGCCTTCGGCGGCAACATCATGGCCCAGATTCTCACCCCCAACACCCGGCCCCAGATGGCCACGGTCCGCTACAAGGTGATGACCGCCCCCGCGCGGAGCAGCGAGGCCAAAGGCGAGATCATTCCCCGCGCCATCGCCCCGGAAAAGCTCTCCTGCGGCGTGGAGGTGCTGGATGTGACTCCCAAGCCCCCGGAGCAGTCCATTGAGAGCGCGGATGTGCTGGTGGTGGCCGGGCGGGGCTTGAAAAAGCAGGAGGACCTTGCCATGCTGGAGGAGCTGGCCTCCCTCCTGGGCGGACAGCTCGCGTGCACCCGCCCCCTGGCTGAGGCGGGCTGGATGGACGCCAAGCGCCAGGTTGGCCTCTCCGGCCGTACGGTGCGGCCACGGCTGATCCTCACCTGCGGCGTGTCCGGCGCCATCCAGTTCGTGGCCGGTATGGACCACGCCGACACCATCGTCGCCATCAACGCGGATGAAAAGGCTCCCATTTTCAAGGCGGCACACTGCGCTTTGGTGGGGGACCTGTATGAGATACTGCCCCGGCTCATTGAGCAGGCCAGGGCCTTCCGGGAGGGGAGAGCATGAGCTACAGGAAATTTGACGCCCAGGACCTGGATTTTCTCCGCGGCCTCATCCAGGACGAGGACCGGGTCTTATGCGGTGAGCGCATCAACGAGGAGTATAGCCACGACGAGCTCTCGGGTACGGAGCGCTGGCCCGACGCGGTGGCCCGGGTCTTAACCACCGAAGAGGTTTCCTCCATCCTGAGATACGCCTCGGCGCGGAACCTACCCGTCACCCCCCGGGGCGCGGGCACCGGGCTGGTGGGCGCGTCTGTGGCGGTGGAGGGAGGCATCCTGCTGGATCTTTCCCTCATGAACCGCTTTCTGGAGCTGGACGAGGATAATCTCACCCTCACGGTAGAGCCCGGCGTCCTACTGATGGAGCTGGCGGCCTACGTGGAGGAGCGGGGTTTCTTCTACCCCCCTGACCCCGGCGAGAAGTCGGCCACCATCGGCGGCAACATCAGCACCAACGCCGGCGGAATGCGGGCGGTGAAGTACGGCGTGACCCGCGACTATGTCCGGGGTCTTGAGGTCGTCCTCCCCTCCGGTGAAGTGGTGGAG contains the following coding sequences:
- the etfA gene encoding Electron transfer flavoprotein subunit alpha: MARLVVHQDKITDIPALLSVCPFGALEEKDGKVEINAGCKMCRLCVKKGPPGAVELIEDAPAPGVDKSQWSGVAVYVDHVDGVIHPVTYELIGKARELAAVVGQKVYALLLGHGVAEQSRELLHYGVDAVYVYDDGALERFRIQPYTAAFEDFVHTVKPTAILVGATTVGRQLAPRVAARLRTGLTADCTKLEMNENTDLVQIRPAFGGNIMAQILTPNTRPQMATVRYKVMTAPARSSEAKGEIIPRAIAPEKLSCGVEVLDVTPKPPEQSIESADVLVVAGRGLKKQEDLAMLEELASLLGGQLACTRPLAEAGWMDAKRQVGLSGRTVRPRLILTCGVSGAIQFVAGMDHADTIVAINADEKAPIFKAAHCALVGDLYEILPRLIEQARAFREGRA